The following are encoded together in the Osmia lignaria lignaria isolate PbOS001 chromosome 13, iyOsmLign1, whole genome shotgun sequence genome:
- the spoon gene encoding A-kinase anchor protein spoonbill, with protein sequence MSATHIQVVKWSFPAFALIIGLLWYRRRRVDRTDPGGINTPDNSDKNFANRKKEVASSKSNSNFYDSGIQFDETSSLNSSNQLIEEIVCSPRKRSESLDIPMRKTCSQSVSAHSRVSCKDDQAWYSYLDTSTSEMEIQLGSNPKMSNFEMVVRSRSSSSLENITDTSSKVLKIFDNVVEEEEQKLPCENITELDDKTENNDANNECNYLPSKELSVSTPLKETAKTPAQALSERDSANHSPVSAVLEGSVTDEARSEGSTDSGKGGSINGHPKDTANPVLYEFSIPQNLVGRLIGRHGSFLQSIRVKAEVYIVVKRHPTSRNQKVCAIEGSTEGINIALDMIRKQFPEKKYPHVTLEQISPLKIPEEIPWVAELIQLSLVEGMNNDVVVCHIVKPNRFFVQLPTHPTYPSLRILDENMTRLYDTIESPSAPDELSRGMIFVTKWYNKWVRVYLERPDPNGERHLVRLVDHGGYWYFSSSEMKKIRSDYLTLPFQAIEIFLANVQPRNGEWDQEAYNVVLQMCSGIVGQAQIAGYINNSTYVNLYLNIQKHGVISLADELVARGFAEPVPLESIVPEEVSFS encoded by the exons ATGTCAGCCACTCATATCCAAGTCGTGAAGTGGAGCTTTCCTGCTTTCGCGCTCATTATCGGTCTCCTCTGGTACAGACGTCGTCGAGTAGACAGAACTGATCCAGGTGGAATTAACACCCCAGATAATAGCGACAAAAATTTTGCGAATCGCAAAAAAGAAGTTGCCTCGTCAAAGTCTAACTCGAATTTTTACGATTCGGGCATACAATTCGACGAAACGTCCTCGTTGAATTCTTCCAATCAATTGATAGAGGAAATCGTTTGTAGTCCTAGAAAACGAAGCGAAAGTTTAGATATACCTATGAGGAAGACTTGTTCGCAGTCTGTTTCCGCGCATTCTAGAGTCTCTTGTAAAGATGATCAAGCATGGTACAGTTATCTAGACACATCAACAAGTGAAATGGAAATACAGCTGGGCAGTAATCCGAAAATGAGCAATTTCGAAATGGTTGTTAGAAGCAGAAGTTCATCCTCTTTGGAGAACATCACTGATACCAGTagtaaagtattaaaaatattcgataATGTTGTCGAAGAGGAGGAACAAAAGTTACCCTGCGAGAATATTACAGAGCTCGACGATAAAACCGAGAATAATGATGCAAATAACGAATGCAATTACCTTCCAAGCAAAGAATTATCTGTTTCCACTCCGTTAAAAGAAACTGCCAAGACTCCGGCACAAGCACTGTCCGAAAGAGACTCCGCTAATCATAGTCCAGTTTCCGCTGTTTTAGAAGGTAGCGTTACCGATGAAGCTCGAAGCGAAGGAAGCACAGACAGCGGAAAAG GCGGAAGTATCAACGGTCATCCAAAGGATACTGCAAACCCGGTGTTATATGAGTTTAGTATACCACAGAATTTAGTAGGAAGGCTAATTGGTCGTCATGGAAGCTTCTTACAGAGTATTCGAGTTAAAGCTGAAGTGTATATAGTCGTTAAACGTCATCCTACATCGAGAAATCAGAAAGTTTGTGCCATAGAAGGTTCCACAGAAGGAATCAACATTGCCCTAGACATGATACGAAAACAGTTCCCAGAGAAAAAGTATCCTCACGTAACCCTCGAACAGATTTCGCCATTAAAAATACCAGAAGAAATTCCATGGGTCGCTGAGTTAATACAATTGTCTTTAGTGGAAGGGATGAACAACGATGTCGTCGTTTGTCACATAGTCAAACCAAATCGTTTCTTCGTACAGCTTCCTACTCACCCTACGTACCCATCCTTGCGGATTTTAGACGAAAACATGACACGATTATACGACACCATAGAATCACCTTCAGCTCCAGACGAGCTTAGTA GGGGTATGATTTTTGTTACGAAATGGTATAATAAGTGGGTGAGGGTATATCTTGAACGACCAGATCCTAATGGCGAACGGCATCTAGTAAGGCTTGTCGATCACGGTGGATATTGGTATTTCAGTAGTTCTGAGATGAAAAAAATTCGATCAGATTACCTTACATTGCCGTTTCAagcaattgaaatatttttagcgAACGTTCAGCCGCGGAACG GTGAGTGGGATCAAGAAGCGTACAATGTAGTTCTTCAGATGTGTAGCGGAATTGTCGGTCAAGCTCAAATAGCAGGATACATTAATAATAGTACATACGTTAATTTATATCTTAATATTCAGAAACATGGA GTGATATCTCTTGCCGATGAACTGGTTGCCCGTGGATTTGCGGAACCTGTACCGTTGGAGAGCATAGTTCCAGAAGAAGTATCATTTTCTTAA